A stretch of Neisseria subflava DNA encodes these proteins:
- the nfsA gene encoding oxygen-insensitive NADPH nitroreductase: MMQSKPTLDTILSHRSIRRFTSEPIADEILDTLVRAGQQASTSNNLQCVSIIRVSDLALRQGIHEAAGSAPYIVHCAEFLLFCIDFSKHKAMFPDAQIDWAEVTLIGAVDVGIMAQNVLLAAESLGLGGVYIGALRNNAQKVSDVLNLPDYCVPLVGLCLGYPDQDPPLKPRLPKEMVYAENACPSLNAEAVEAYNQAVADYYELRKGRPIPWKESLAKTLGNPVRPHMLAFLQKKGFLKR; the protein is encoded by the coding sequence GATTCTTTCCCATCGTTCCATCCGCAGGTTTACTTCCGAGCCGATTGCCGATGAAATCCTCGATACGCTGGTTCGCGCCGGACAGCAGGCTTCGACCTCCAACAACCTGCAATGCGTTTCCATCATACGCGTATCCGACCTTGCGTTGAGGCAGGGGATACATGAAGCGGCAGGGAGTGCGCCTTATATTGTCCATTGTGCGGAATTTTTATTGTTTTGCATCGATTTTTCCAAACACAAGGCAATGTTTCCCGATGCGCAAATTGATTGGGCGGAAGTAACCCTGATTGGCGCGGTCGATGTAGGCATTATGGCGCAAAACGTATTGCTTGCCGCCGAATCGCTTGGGCTGGGCGGTGTGTATATCGGCGCGCTGCGCAATAATGCGCAAAAAGTGTCGGATGTGTTGAACCTGCCGGATTATTGCGTGCCTTTGGTGGGGTTGTGCCTCGGTTATCCTGATCAAGACCCGCCGCTCAAACCGCGCCTACCTAAGGAAATGGTCTATGCCGAAAACGCTTGTCCGAGCCTGAATGCTGAGGCGGTTGAAGCTTATAATCAGGCAGTAGCGGATTATTATGAGTTACGCAAGGGAAGACCGATACCTTGGAAGGAATCGCTGGCCAAAACCTTGGGTAATCCCGTGCGACCGCATATGTTGGCGTTTTTGCAGAAAAAAGGTTTTTTGAAAAGATAA